The Pradoshia eiseniae genome includes a window with the following:
- a CDS encoding deoxynucleoside kinase, whose protein sequence is MSHLHNYHIPKNSVITIAGTVGVGKSTLTKALADALDFRTSFEKVDTNPYLDSFYADFSRWSFHLQIYFLAERYKEQKRIFEYGGGFIQDRSIYEDTGIFAKMHYDKGTMSPTDYETYTSLFEAMVMTPYFPHPDLLIYLEGSLDDIINRIHMRGREMEQQTPIDYWQEMHGRYENWINSFNACPILRLNINEYDLNEDPNAIHDILQKISEHMQQSGKLRKI, encoded by the coding sequence ATGAGCCATCTTCACAACTACCACATTCCGAAAAATTCAGTTATTACAATCGCTGGAACAGTTGGTGTCGGAAAATCGACGTTAACAAAAGCACTCGCAGATGCTCTTGACTTCCGAACATCTTTCGAAAAGGTTGACACAAATCCATACCTTGATAGCTTTTACGCAGATTTTTCTCGCTGGAGCTTCCATCTCCAAATCTATTTCCTAGCTGAACGCTATAAGGAACAAAAGAGAATCTTTGAATACGGGGGCGGCTTTATCCAGGATCGCTCTATCTATGAAGACACAGGTATTTTTGCGAAGATGCACTACGACAAGGGAACCATGTCTCCAACTGACTATGAAACGTATACCAGCCTATTTGAGGCTATGGTGATGACGCCTTACTTCCCTCATCCGGACTTGCTCATCTACCTTGAGGGCTCTCTAGATGACATCATCAACCGCATTCATATGCGCGGACGCGAGATGGAACAGCAGACGCCAATCGATTATTGGCAGGAAATGCACGGGCGCTATGAGAATTGGATCAATTCCTTTAATGCTTGTCCAATACTCCGTCTTAATATTAATGAATATGACTTAAACGAAGATCCGAATGCCATACATGATATTTTGCAAAAGATATCAGAGCATATGCAGCAATCAGGAAAACTGCGCAAGATCTAA
- the dnaX gene encoding DNA polymerase III subunit gamma/tau — protein sequence MGYQALYRVWRPQAFEDVIGQEHVTKTLQNALMQQKISHAYLFSGPRGTGKTSAAKILAKAVNCEHAPVSEPCNECAACRGITDGSISDCLEIDAASNNGVEEIRDIRDKVKYAPSSVKYKVYIIDEVHMLSTGAFNALLKTLEEPPAHVIFILATTEPHKIPLTIISRCQRFDFKRITPQDIVGRMERILRESGVEYEVQALSVIARAAEGGMRDALSLLDQAISFGSDRVTMEDALTVTGAVSQSFLTKIVKAIHEKNTAEALGQMKELLAMGKDPVRFVEDMILFYRDMLLFQAAPELEDSMERVYIDDDFKVLAEEIESERLYSWIDQWNQSIQDMKWSSHPRISLEVLLVKLCQSDVPTRTVASVDDATVKKLVERINHLEAEINSLRSQAPGEQGMAAPKDKPKKAAASNRSFKVPVGRVNEVLKSATKPALLKIKGSWAEMLGSLKRSQAALLNDAEPVAASEQAFVLKFKYEIHCQMAMNNQEFISGLKSTFVQITGNNYDIVGVPEDAWKKIREEYVTSQKADNEDDKSGQEPAEEDPLIVKARELFGDELVEIKE from the coding sequence TTGGGATATCAAGCATTATACCGTGTCTGGCGTCCTCAGGCATTTGAAGATGTAATAGGACAGGAACACGTGACAAAAACACTTCAAAATGCCTTGATGCAGCAAAAAATATCCCACGCTTATTTGTTCTCGGGTCCTCGAGGAACTGGTAAAACAAGCGCAGCTAAAATTTTGGCAAAGGCTGTGAACTGTGAACATGCTCCTGTCAGTGAGCCATGCAATGAATGCGCGGCCTGCAGAGGAATCACAGATGGTTCAATATCCGATTGTTTAGAGATAGATGCTGCTTCTAATAATGGGGTAGAAGAGATCCGGGATATCCGGGATAAAGTGAAATATGCACCATCGTCTGTGAAGTATAAGGTTTATATTATTGATGAAGTTCATATGTTATCGACAGGTGCCTTTAATGCCCTGCTTAAAACCTTGGAAGAGCCGCCGGCCCATGTCATCTTCATTCTTGCGACGACAGAACCGCACAAAATTCCCCTCACTATTATCTCTCGTTGTCAGCGCTTTGATTTCAAGCGTATTACCCCGCAGGATATCGTCGGTCGAATGGAGCGAATCTTACGGGAAAGCGGCGTAGAGTATGAAGTACAGGCTCTATCTGTTATCGCGAGGGCCGCTGAGGGAGGAATGAGGGATGCGCTAAGTCTGCTTGACCAAGCGATTTCCTTTGGTTCTGACCGCGTAACAATGGAAGATGCGCTGACCGTTACCGGAGCTGTTTCACAATCATTTTTAACAAAGATTGTGAAGGCCATCCATGAAAAGAATACGGCCGAAGCGCTTGGCCAAATGAAGGAATTGCTGGCAATGGGCAAAGACCCTGTCCGTTTTGTCGAAGATATGATTCTTTTCTACCGGGATATGCTCTTGTTCCAGGCAGCGCCTGAACTGGAGGATTCCATGGAGAGAGTTTATATAGATGACGATTTCAAGGTATTGGCTGAAGAGATTGAGTCTGAGCGCCTGTACTCTTGGATTGATCAATGGAATCAATCTATTCAAGATATGAAATGGTCGAGCCATCCGCGAATTTCCTTGGAGGTCCTCCTTGTGAAATTATGCCAGTCAGATGTCCCGACTAGGACAGTGGCAAGCGTCGATGATGCGACAGTGAAAAAGCTGGTTGAGAGGATCAACCATTTGGAGGCGGAAATCAATTCCTTGCGTTCCCAAGCACCGGGCGAACAAGGAATGGCGGCGCCAAAGGATAAACCAAAGAAGGCAGCAGCCTCTAACCGGTCATTCAAAGTACCTGTAGGACGTGTAAATGAAGTCTTGAAAAGCGCCACTAAGCCGGCTTTGCTGAAGATTAAGGGAAGCTGGGCGGAGATGCTTGGGTCACTTAAACGTTCGCAGGCCGCTTTATTAAATGACGCGGAACCAGTTGCTGCCTCTGAGCAGGCATTTGTGCTAAAATTCAAGTATGAAATCCACTGCCAAATGGCAATGAATAACCAGGAATTTATTTCTGGCCTTAAATCTACCTTTGTCCAAATCACCGGCAATAACTATGATATTGTAGGAGTGCCTGAGGATGCATGGAAGAAAATTCGTGAAGAATATGTCACCAGCCAAAAGGCAGATAATGAAGATGATAAGAGCGGCCAGGAGCCTGCAGAGGAAGATCCGCTGATTGTCAAAGCTAGGGAATTGTTTGGCGATGAGCTAGTGGAAATAAAAGAATAA
- a CDS encoding serine hydrolase, which translates to MRQAKQLTSLLAVLTLLITCVFSFPANHAYAAEDDELGLSAEAAILIDAETGQILYEKNADKLLGVASMSKMMTEYLVLEAIESGKISWDQKVTIDEYVHKLSAAPGLSNIGLTQGETYTVKELYEAMAIFSGNAATVALAQLVGGTEKNFVKLMNEKAKELGLEDYNFVNSSGLNNTSLLGQYPAGNEDDENLMSARATAKLAYELLKDYPEVLDYAKVPRLKFRDGRTYDNFNWMLPGLIYEYEGVDGLKTGSTEFAGACFTATAEKNGQRYITVVMKADSKNSRFTETKKVLDYAFNNFTREEILEKGYQDKKQKTVGVSKGKEDSVAIETNKAVELVVKKGEADDVKTKLVINKDKLDEEGNLVAPIKKGEKIGYLTVETGNNYGTIAGDSKGVRVDVVTAETVEKANWFVLSMRAVGGFFGDMWGSITGAVKGLF; encoded by the coding sequence TTGAGACAGGCAAAACAACTAACCTCTTTGCTTGCAGTGTTAACACTACTTATAACATGTGTCTTTTCATTTCCAGCTAATCATGCGTATGCTGCTGAAGATGATGAATTAGGATTAAGTGCTGAAGCAGCCATTTTAATAGATGCAGAAACGGGACAAATCCTATATGAGAAGAATGCGGACAAGCTGCTAGGTGTAGCTTCCATGTCCAAAATGATGACTGAATACCTTGTATTAGAAGCGATTGAAAGTGGCAAAATTTCTTGGGATCAAAAGGTAACAATCGATGAGTATGTCCATAAGCTTTCGGCTGCGCCTGGTTTATCCAATATTGGGCTAACACAGGGCGAGACATACACGGTTAAGGAATTGTATGAGGCTATGGCTATCTTCTCCGGAAATGCGGCTACTGTGGCATTGGCTCAGCTAGTCGGAGGAACGGAAAAGAACTTTGTGAAATTGATGAACGAAAAGGCAAAAGAACTAGGTTTAGAGGATTATAATTTCGTTAACTCCTCCGGTTTAAACAACACTAGTTTGCTTGGGCAGTATCCAGCAGGGAATGAAGATGACGAGAACTTAATGTCAGCTCGTGCAACTGCTAAATTAGCCTATGAATTGCTGAAGGATTACCCGGAAGTACTGGATTACGCAAAGGTTCCACGCTTGAAATTCAGAGACGGCAGAACATATGATAACTTTAACTGGATGCTTCCAGGACTTATTTATGAGTATGAGGGTGTCGATGGACTGAAAACAGGATCAACAGAATTTGCCGGTGCATGCTTTACAGCGACAGCAGAAAAGAACGGGCAGCGCTACATTACAGTCGTTATGAAGGCTGATAGCAAAAACTCCCGTTTTACTGAAACAAAAAAAGTCTTGGATTATGCATTCAATAACTTCACAAGGGAAGAAATCCTTGAAAAGGGCTACCAAGATAAAAAGCAAAAAACAGTAGGAGTTTCAAAGGGTAAAGAGGATTCTGTTGCCATTGAAACAAATAAGGCAGTCGAGCTTGTCGTGAAGAAGGGCGAGGCAGATGATGTCAAAACGAAGCTTGTTATAAACAAAGATAAGCTTGATGAAGAAGGCAATTTAGTCGCACCTATCAAAAAGGGTGAGAAAATTGGTTACCTGACAGTGGAGACTGGCAATAACTACGGTACGATTGCTGGTGACAGCAAAGGTGTACGTGTCGATGTAGTAACAGCCGAAACAGTCGAAAAGGCAAATTGGTTTGTGCTTTCCATGAGAGCTGTTGGAGGTTTCTTCGGTGATATGTGGGGAAGCATAACTGGTGCTGTTAAAGGTTTATTCTAA
- the guaB gene encoding IMP dehydrogenase codes for MWNDKFSKEGLTFDDVLLIPGESEVLPKDVSLKVKLTDKINLNIPIISAGMDTVTESGMAIAMARQGGLGVIHKNMSIEQQAEQVDKVKRSENGVITRPFFLTPENQVYDAEHLMGKYRISGVPIVNNEDEKKLVGIITNRDLRFIHDYSMLIDEVMTKENLVTAPVGTSLKEAESILQKHRIEKLPLVDEEGILKGLITIKDIEKLIEFPNSSKDEFGRLLVAAAVGVTADTMKRVEMLVQAEVDAIVLDTAHGHSKGVLEKVAEIKAAYPELTVIAGNVATAAGTKALIEAGADVVKVGIGPGSICTTRVVAGVGVPQITAVYDCATEARKHGKTIIADGGIKYSGDIVKAIAAGGHAVMLGSMLAGVTESPGETEIFQGRRFKVYRGMGSVGAMEKGSKDRYFQEDAKKFVPEGIEGRIPYKGPLADTIYQLVGGLRSGMGYCGTKDLEQLRENTQFVKMSGAGLRESHPHDVQITKEAPNYSF; via the coding sequence ATGTGGAACGATAAATTTTCCAAAGAGGGATTGACCTTTGATGATGTGCTTTTAATTCCGGGTGAATCGGAAGTACTGCCTAAGGATGTATCCTTAAAAGTGAAATTGACAGATAAAATTAACTTGAACATTCCTATTATTAGTGCGGGTATGGATACGGTAACGGAGTCAGGGATGGCCATTGCGATGGCAAGGCAGGGTGGCTTAGGCGTTATTCACAAAAATATGTCTATTGAACAGCAGGCTGAACAGGTCGATAAGGTTAAACGATCTGAGAATGGGGTTATCACTAGACCATTTTTCCTTACACCGGAAAACCAGGTATATGATGCAGAACATCTGATGGGCAAGTATCGCATTTCTGGTGTTCCGATCGTGAATAATGAAGATGAAAAGAAATTGGTTGGTATTATCACTAACCGTGATCTACGTTTCATTCATGATTATTCTATGCTAATTGATGAAGTGATGACGAAGGAGAATCTGGTGACAGCTCCTGTTGGAACGAGCTTGAAGGAGGCTGAATCAATCCTTCAGAAGCATAGAATTGAGAAGCTTCCACTAGTCGATGAAGAGGGCATTTTAAAAGGGTTAATCACCATTAAGGATATTGAAAAGCTTATTGAATTCCCTAATTCATCGAAGGATGAGTTTGGCCGTCTATTGGTCGCAGCTGCTGTAGGGGTAACAGCAGATACGATGAAGCGTGTAGAGATGCTTGTACAGGCTGAGGTAGATGCCATTGTACTTGATACTGCTCACGGACACTCAAAAGGTGTTTTAGAAAAGGTTGCAGAAATCAAGGCAGCTTATCCTGAACTTACCGTTATTGCAGGAAACGTTGCGACAGCAGCAGGGACAAAGGCTTTGATTGAGGCTGGCGCTGATGTGGTTAAGGTCGGTATTGGACCTGGCTCTATCTGTACGACTCGCGTGGTAGCTGGTGTTGGCGTTCCCCAAATCACAGCCGTGTATGATTGTGCGACAGAGGCACGCAAGCATGGTAAAACTATCATTGCTGATGGTGGAATAAAGTATTCTGGTGATATCGTAAAAGCCATTGCTGCAGGCGGACATGCTGTCATGCTAGGAAGTATGCTTGCGGGTGTAACAGAAAGCCCTGGTGAGACGGAAATCTTCCAAGGAAGACGATTTAAGGTATACCGAGGAATGGGATCAGTTGGAGCAATGGAAAAAGGTTCAAAAGACCGATATTTCCAAGAAGATGCTAAGAAGTTTGTCCCAGAAGGTATTGAAGGCCGCATCCCTTACAAAGGACCTTTAGCTGATACAATCTATCAACTCGTTGGAGGCTTGCGCTCTGGCATGGGCTATTGCGGTACGAAGGATCTCGAGCAACTGCGCGAAAATACGCAATTTGTAAAGATGTCTGGAGCTGGTTTGAGAGAAAGCCATCCGCATGATGTACAAATTACAAAAGAAGCACCAAATTACTCCTTTTAA
- a CDS encoding YbaB/EbfC family nucleoid-associated protein, with amino-acid sequence MRGMGNMQNMMKQMQKMQKKMAEAQEELGQKKIEGTAGGGMVTVVVTGHKEIVEVKIKEEVVDPDDIEMLQDLVLAATNDALRKADELTSSTMGQFTKGLNLPPGFM; translated from the coding sequence ATGCGCGGAATGGGAAATATGCAAAATATGATGAAGCAAATGCAGAAAATGCAAAAGAAAATGGCTGAAGCACAAGAAGAGCTTGGTCAAAAGAAAATTGAGGGAACTGCTGGCGGCGGCATGGTAACAGTAGTCGTTACAGGACATAAGGAAATTGTCGAAGTGAAAATTAAAGAAGAAGTGGTAGATCCAGATGATATCGAAATGCTTCAAGACTTGGTTCTTGCTGCCACAAATGACGCTTTGCGCAAGGCAGATGAGCTTACAAGCAGCACAATGGGTCAATTTACAAAAGGATTGAATCTGCCACCAGGCTTCATGTAA
- a CDS encoding YaaC family protein translates to MTSLDKKYLQAYLPFYSTSYTQKYLLRSYQEQGITEATQYSFSNCYPFISYIENGLLYLKQASKIALQIKPLLLYYGFTHLLKACVLVVDPVYPETTAVLAHGVSTRKKKKQQYEFLMDEVKIQRNGLFTHLASKMFHMKLSEEKYSMITLLKEIPELSSIFKRMKGNLPQLPISLHKGALHIDQTVLNHYHMTKDRFIQLAARKWRLPIDLENISEEDNLIKLGLIEPMSKNKESLLPFRYDYLLDIYTLSLQKDAPSQTLPDMLIMYLLLYNLSMISRYEIDWWTELFKEMGHQDLPFISGFLDVAEFKIPMLVGEWLTGREV, encoded by the coding sequence ATGACTTCATTAGATAAAAAGTACCTGCAAGCATATCTCCCGTTTTACTCTACAAGTTATACGCAAAAGTATTTACTTCGGTCATATCAGGAGCAAGGAATCACAGAAGCTACCCAATATAGCTTTTCCAATTGCTATCCTTTTATCTCCTATATTGAAAATGGCCTCCTATATCTAAAGCAGGCTTCCAAGATAGCCCTACAAATTAAACCCTTACTCTTATATTACGGGTTTACTCATTTGCTCAAAGCCTGTGTTCTGGTCGTTGACCCTGTCTACCCGGAAACAACTGCCGTACTTGCTCACGGAGTCTCTACTCGTAAAAAAAAAAAGCAACAATATGAGTTTCTCATGGATGAAGTGAAAATACAAAGAAATGGCTTATTTACTCACTTAGCTTCTAAAATGTTCCACATGAAACTGTCAGAGGAGAAATACTCCATGATTACTCTTCTAAAAGAAATTCCTGAGCTAAGCAGCATATTCAAGCGTATGAAGGGCAACCTGCCTCAGCTTCCTATATCTCTTCATAAGGGAGCCTTACATATTGATCAAACAGTGCTCAACCACTATCACATGACAAAGGATAGGTTCATTCAGCTAGCTGCGAGAAAGTGGCGCTTGCCTATTGATTTGGAGAATATATCAGAAGAAGATAACCTAATTAAATTAGGACTAATAGAGCCAATGAGTAAAAATAAGGAGAGCCTTTTGCCATTCCGCTATGATTATCTCTTAGACATCTATACCCTCTCACTCCAAAAGGACGCGCCTAGTCAAACCTTGCCTGATATGCTTATCATGTATTTACTTTTATACAATCTAAGTATGATTTCACGATATGAAATTGACTGGTGGACAGAACTGTTCAAAGAAATGGGACATCAGGATTTACCCTTTATAAGCGGCTTCCTAGATGTAGCGGAATTTAAAATCCCAATGCTCGTTGGAGAGTGGCTGACGGGAAGGGAAGTTTAA
- the serS gene encoding serine--tRNA ligase, with amino-acid sequence MLDVKHLRANLEEVKAKLQHRGEDLNDLDKFEDLDKRRRELIVETEQLKSRRNEVSQEIAVLKREKKDADALIKEMREVGDKIKGFDTELRTIEEELENIMLTIPNIPHESVPVGDSEDENVETRKWGEVRDFGFEPKPHWDIATDLGIIDFERAGKVTGSRFVFYKGLGARLERALASFMLDLHVEEHGYVEMLPPYMVNRTSMTGTGQLPKFEEDAFLIESEDYFLIPTAEVPVTNYHRDEILNGEELPINYAAYSACFRSEAGSAGRDTRGLIRQHQFNKVELVKFVKPEDSYEELEKLTGHAEKVLQLLGLPYRVLKMCTADLGFTAAKKYDLEVWIPSYETYREISSCSNFEAFQARRANIRFRREPGAKPEHVHTLNGSGLAIGRTIAAILENYQQEDGSVLIPEALQPYMGGKTVITKENAR; translated from the coding sequence ATGCTTGATGTAAAACATTTACGGGCTAACTTAGAAGAAGTGAAGGCAAAGCTGCAGCATCGCGGCGAAGATCTGAATGATCTTGATAAATTTGAGGACCTCGATAAGCGACGCAGGGAGTTAATTGTCGAAACAGAACAATTAAAAAGCAGAAGAAATGAAGTATCCCAAGAGATCGCTGTTTTGAAAAGAGAGAAAAAAGACGCAGATGCACTCATTAAGGAAATGCGTGAAGTCGGGGATAAGATTAAAGGCTTCGATACGGAACTGAGAACGATTGAGGAAGAGCTGGAAAATATTATGCTGACGATTCCAAACATCCCGCATGAAAGTGTTCCGGTCGGGGATTCTGAGGATGAGAATGTTGAGACACGCAAATGGGGGGAAGTCAGAGATTTTGGGTTTGAGCCAAAGCCTCATTGGGATATTGCTACTGATCTTGGAATCATTGATTTTGAGCGAGCAGGCAAGGTAACAGGGAGCCGCTTCGTTTTCTACAAGGGGTTGGGAGCGAGACTTGAGCGCGCCCTTGCAAGCTTTATGCTGGACCTTCACGTGGAGGAGCATGGATATGTCGAAATGCTGCCGCCATATATGGTTAATCGTACAAGCATGACAGGCACTGGGCAGTTACCTAAGTTTGAGGAGGATGCGTTCCTTATTGAAAGCGAGGACTATTTCCTCATTCCAACAGCCGAGGTTCCCGTTACAAACTATCATCGAGATGAGATTTTAAACGGGGAAGAACTGCCAATCAACTATGCGGCCTATAGCGCCTGCTTCCGTTCTGAAGCTGGTTCTGCCGGACGTGATACACGAGGACTTATTCGCCAGCATCAATTCAACAAGGTAGAGCTTGTTAAGTTCGTTAAACCGGAAGATTCTTATGAGGAGCTTGAGAAATTAACTGGCCATGCAGAGAAGGTTCTGCAATTGCTGGGATTGCCATACAGAGTCTTGAAGATGTGTACGGCTGACCTAGGTTTCACAGCTGCGAAGAAATATGATTTAGAGGTTTGGATTCCGAGCTATGAGACCTACCGTGAGATTTCTTCTTGCAGTAATTTCGAAGCTTTCCAAGCACGCCGTGCGAATATTCGCTTCCGCCGTGAGCCAGGGGCAAAACCAGAGCATGTTCATACATTGAATGGATCTGGTTTGGCGATTGGCAGAACGATTGCGGCGATACTGGAAAATTACCAGCAGGAGGACGGATCTGTTCTCATTCCAGAAGCATTGCAGCCATATATGGGCGGTAAAACAGTCATCACAAAAGAGAACGCAAGATAA
- the tadA gene encoding tRNA adenosine(34) deaminase TadA, with protein sequence MNQDERFMAAAIEQAKIALEKKEVPIGAVIVKDGEIIAAAHNLRETKQNATAHAEVLAINQACEKLGTWRLEGATLYVTLEPCPMCAGALIMSRVERVVYGAKDPKGGCAGTFMNLLEDERFNHQCEVLSGVCEDSCGSMLTSFFKDLRERKKKAKKSSVNQER encoded by the coding sequence ATGAATCAGGATGAACGTTTTATGGCAGCGGCCATTGAACAAGCCAAGATTGCGCTTGAGAAAAAGGAAGTACCCATCGGTGCGGTTATCGTAAAGGATGGGGAGATAATTGCAGCCGCCCATAATCTTCGCGAAACGAAACAAAACGCAACTGCCCATGCGGAGGTGCTGGCCATCAATCAAGCTTGTGAAAAACTTGGGACATGGAGACTTGAGGGTGCCACTCTATACGTGACGCTCGAGCCATGTCCAATGTGTGCCGGTGCACTGATCATGTCAAGAGTGGAGCGGGTCGTTTATGGGGCAAAGGATCCAAAGGGCGGATGTGCAGGGACTTTCATGAACTTGCTTGAGGATGAACGCTTCAATCATCAGTGTGAGGTGCTCTCAGGCGTTTGTGAAGATTCATGCGGGTCAATGCTGACTTCTTTTTTTAAAGATTTGCGCGAGCGGAAGAAGAAGGCTAAAAAAAGTTCGGTCAATCAGGAGAGATGA
- a CDS encoding deoxynucleoside kinase, giving the protein MKHTPFITVEGPIGVGKTTLAQAIANHLDYKLLKEIVDENPFLGKFYEDIEEWSFQTEMFFLCNRFKQLEDIQLKYIQKHKPVVADYHIFKNLIFAQRTIKDAKFNKYKDIYSILTADMPRPNMVIYLDASLETLLDRIALRGREFEKNISHPYLKQLSEDYATFMNEFEAAHPDIPVLRFNGDEIDFVLRKDDLDYVLTSVSNQLQKGVCS; this is encoded by the coding sequence TTGAAACACACCCCATTTATTACAGTCGAAGGGCCCATTGGTGTCGGAAAAACAACTCTTGCCCAGGCTATCGCGAATCATCTTGATTATAAGCTCTTGAAGGAAATCGTAGATGAAAATCCTTTCCTCGGCAAGTTTTATGAAGATATCGAAGAATGGAGCTTCCAAACAGAGATGTTTTTCCTCTGCAATCGTTTTAAACAGCTAGAGGACATCCAATTAAAGTATATCCAGAAACATAAACCAGTCGTCGCAGATTATCATATCTTCAAGAATTTAATTTTTGCTCAGCGCACGATAAAGGATGCCAAATTCAATAAATATAAAGACATCTATTCTATTTTGACCGCTGATATGCCAAGACCTAATATGGTTATCTATCTCGACGCAAGTCTCGAAACTTTGCTTGATCGCATAGCCCTTCGCGGACGTGAGTTTGAGAAGAACATCAGCCATCCATACTTGAAGCAGCTCTCAGAGGACTATGCCACTTTCATGAATGAGTTCGAAGCAGCTCATCCAGATATCCCGGTTCTCCGCTTCAATGGGGATGAGATTGATTTTGTCCTTCGCAAAGACGATCTAGATTATGTTCTGACGTCTGTATCCAATCAATTGCAAAAAGGAGTTTGTTCATGA